One window of the Scyliorhinus torazame isolate Kashiwa2021f chromosome 24, sScyTor2.1, whole genome shotgun sequence genome contains the following:
- the LOC140400126 gene encoding histone H2B 7-like, with protein MAEDKKAPAPKKGAKKTQKKVPVKGNRKRRRARKESYSIYIYKVMKQVHPDTGISSKAMSIMNSFVNDIFERIAGEASRLAHYNKRSTISSREIQTAVRLLLPGELAKHAVSEGTKAVTKYTSSK; from the coding sequence ATGGCTGAGGACAAGAAAGCTCCAGCTCCCAAGAAGGGCGCTAAGAAAACCCAGAAGAAGGTACCAGTGAAGGGCAACAGGAAGAGGAGACGagccaggaaggagagttactccatctacatctacaaagtgatgaagcaggttcaccccgacaccggcatctcctccaaggccatgagcatcatgaactcgttcgtcaacgatattttcgagcgcatcgcgggtgaggcttcccgcctggcccattacaacaagcgcagcaccatcagctcccgggagatccagaccgccgtgcgcctgctgctgcccggggaactggccaagcacgccgtgtcggaagggacaaaggcggtgaccaagtacaccagctccaagtaa